Proteins from a single region of Corvus hawaiiensis isolate bCorHaw1 chromosome 6, bCorHaw1.pri.cur, whole genome shotgun sequence:
- the LOC125327170 gene encoding calcitonin produces MVMLKISPFLAVYALVVCQLDSFQAAPVRPGLESITDRVTLSDYEARRLLNALVKEFIQMTAEELEQASEGNSLDRPISKRCASLSTCVLGKLSQELHKLQTYPRTDVGAGTPGKKRNVLSDLEHERYANYGEPLGNN; encoded by the exons ATGGTTATGCTGAAGATTTCACCTTTCCTTGCTGTTTATGCCTTGGTTGTGTGCCAGCTGGACAGCTTCCAGGCAGCCCCAGTCAG ACCTGGCTTGGAGTCCATAACGGATCGAGTGACTCTCAGTGATTACGAAGCTCGGAGGTTATTAAATGCGCTGGTGAAAGAGTTCATACAGATGACAGCAGAAGAGCTGGAGCAAGCCTCTGAGGGGAACAG CCTGGATAGACCCATTTCCAAACGCTGTGCCAGTCTGAGTACTTGTGTGCTGGGCAAACTGTCTCAAGAATTGCACAAATTGCAAACTTACCCTCGCACTGACGTCGGGGCTGGAACTCCTGGCAAGAAGCGGAATGTGCTGAGTGACCTGGAACATGAACGCTATGCAAACTATGGGGAACCCCTAGGAAACAACTAG